The Acidobacteriota bacterium genome segment TTCCCTATGTCCTCGACGGGAGCAACGCCGACGACACGGGCGACTACAGGCCGGGCATGAAGGCCGTCAAGGAGCTGGCCGTCGTCAGTCCTCTGCTCGAAGCGGGCCTGACCAAAAACGATATCAGGGAGTTGTCGCGAGAAATGGGACTTCCCACGTGGGATAAACCGGCCTACGCCTGTCTCTATTCCCGCATTCCCTATGGACAGGAGATCAAAACCGAAGATCTTTTCCGGATCGAGCAGTCGGAAAAATTCCTGATCAAGAAGGGCTTTCGGACATCCCGGGTGAGATGCCACGGAGATATCGCCCGGATCGAGGTCGGCCGCGACGAATCGGTGAAGCTCTTTCTGGAACCTCTGCGAAGCGAACTCATCGCGACCTTGAAGGGATGCGGCTTCAGGTATGTGACGCTCGACCTGGAAGGTTATCGAACCGGGAGCATGAATGAAGTCCTCTCCTAAGGCCAAACAGCTTCTTCCGGGTCGGGACTACTTCGGCATCGTCCTGGGCGCCGTTCTTTTCGGCATCGCCTATTCCTGGTTTCTGTTTCCCTTTCGGATCTCGCCGGGCGGCGTGGCCGGGCTGTCGCAGATTCTCTATCATTTCTCAGGCGTACCGGAAAGTCTCTGGATGTTCGGCTTCAACATCCCTCTCTTCATCCTGGGATACAAACTCGTGGGAAAACAGTTCGGCGTCCGCAGTTTCATCGGCATGATGCTGTCCAACGCCTCCTGCTGGCTCTTCCGGCCGGCGAACCTCGATTTCATCCCCGGATTCTCCACACTCGTCCACAATGTCGCCCCGCCGGGAGAGCTTCCCCGGCAGGCCGTCCTGTTCTCGGGGCAAAGCGAAATGGACATTCTTTTGGCCTCCGTGGCCGGGTCGGCCCTCCTGGGCATCGGGCTCGGATTGATCTTCCGGTTCCGGGCCTCGACGGGAGGAACGGACATCCCCGTGGCCATTCTGAAAAAATACATGGGCGTCACCATCTCGACCGGTTACTGGATGGTCGAAAGCGTCATCATTCTTTGTGTCGGTGTGGTCTTCGGCGATCCCCGGCTGGTGATTTGGGCCTATCTCAATCTCTTCCTGTCCACAAAAATGACCGACCTGGCCGCCGAGGGCATCCCCTTCGTCAAGGCCGTATTCATCGTCAGCGATCACGCCGACAAGATCCGCGACGCCGTCTACGAACACCTCGACCGAGGCGTGACGTTCCTCAAGGGTCAGGGCGGCTACGATAAAAAAGACCGCGACATCGTCTACGTCTGCGTTCATCGCCGGCAGGTGATGGTGCTCCAGAAGTTGGTCAAGACCATCGATCCCGAGGCCTTCATGGTTCTCCATGACGCCTACGACGTCATGGGCCTCGGCTTCCGCAAACGGACCATCGACTACACCGACGGACCTTAAGGGCTGCGTCGGCTTCTGCTTTGCGGGCTCGGGGGAATCCCTTCACAAGACGTGTCCGGGCCCCAGCGAGTCCCGTCCACTCCGGCTCCGGGGTTGTACGCGAGTCGAGGTTGCCGTGGCGGCGAGGCCGCGGCTTGCGAAGGCGTAGCATGCCTACGTCGAGCAGGCTGCAACGAAGCCGACGCGGTAAGATCGACTCGCCCGCAGGGTGAAAACGCTGGGATTATGAGAAGAGAAGAAAAAACAGCGTTTTCACGTACGACCCCGGCTCCGGGTCTCGCTCTCCGAGGCCGAGAGTCTCGGATCCGTGCCCGCTCGACCCTCCGACGGCTTGCTCCGGGATCCCCCCTGCGCCCCGCAGAAGCCTCCTTGCGGGATATTAAAGAGGAGTGACGCAGTCGGAATGGCGAGATCGGTACGCCCTCAGGGGGCGGTTTCCAAAAGGTGTAGAAAGATGTTCCTTACGTGATTCATAAGCGGTTGGATGTCGTCCGTGGGAAATCCGGCGACGGAGACCGGCGGCTCGATGTGAAGGTCGACGCGGCCGGGCCGGATGGCC includes the following:
- the larE gene encoding ATP-dependent sacrificial sulfur transferase LarE is translated as MKDEKYEKLTRHLKRLGRVAVAFSGGVDSSFLLAAARETLGADNTVGITVDSPALPRHELEDAVNLAARIGARHNILESPDIEDEVRKNPADRCYHCKKFEFGSILEEASRLGFPYVLDGSNADDTGDYRPGMKAVKELAVVSPLLEAGLTKNDIRELSREMGLPTWDKPAYACLYSRIPYGQEIKTEDLFRIEQSEKFLIKKGFRTSRVRCHGDIARIEVGRDESVKLFLEPLRSELIATLKGCGFRYVTLDLEGYRTGSMNEVLS
- a CDS encoding YitT family protein, which codes for MKSSPKAKQLLPGRDYFGIVLGAVLFGIAYSWFLFPFRISPGGVAGLSQILYHFSGVPESLWMFGFNIPLFILGYKLVGKQFGVRSFIGMMLSNASCWLFRPANLDFIPGFSTLVHNVAPPGELPRQAVLFSGQSEMDILLASVAGSALLGIGLGLIFRFRASTGGTDIPVAILKKYMGVTISTGYWMVESVIILCVGVVFGDPRLVIWAYLNLFLSTKMTDLAAEGIPFVKAVFIVSDHADKIRDAVYEHLDRGVTFLKGQGGYDKKDRDIVYVCVHRRQVMVLQKLVKTIDPEAFMVLHDAYDVMGLGFRKRTIDYTDGP